The region ACGAAGCAACACTTTTCATCTGATTTGGACGAAGAGCTTGATGGGTCCTGAATCAGACTCACTCTCCTGGAAAAGGCTATGTTTGGCGACAGACGGGTCGATTGAGAGCTAATTGTGATGGAAAGAATCGAGCTGTACCAACCTCCCCCAGGAGAGGAAAGACAATTCCCAAAAATGAGTGAGTTAAACGGAAAAGGTGACCTGGAGGACCATTGTGAAAAATATAAATTGCTGATGATTGGGATGGGGCATAATGATACTATACTCTACAAAATGTTCAAAACCTATCTGAAGGGATCGGCCTCGATCTGGTACAAATCCCACAAACCCAGGTCCACAGAATCGTATGAGTAGCTGAAGAGAAAGTTCTTAAAGTATTACTCGCATATATGCCGAAAGGCGAAGGATACTGAGGCCGTGGTCCACTGTAGACAGAGGGCGAATGAAGAACTAGGGGATTATTTGGCTCGGTTTATGGAAGAAGCTGGAATGGTCACAAATCTAGATAAAGTCAAAGTTATGGGCTTCCTCACGGCGGGGCTGGACCCCTACAAACTCAAAAAACTTCGTTCCTCCCTTTACGATTTTCCCCCCAAATCCCTGAATGATATATATGTGAGGGTTGAGAACATTCGTCAGAAGATGGAAAGTATTGGGGAATACAAAGACTGGTGGAGCCGAACAAAGCCGAGATAGAGATTCGGTTGTATTCACCCCTCTGAATGCACCGATCTCCAAGATTCTCCTCGAGACCAAGGGCAAAACTGGGTTCATTTGACCAACCATGATGAAAGTCCCAAATCATAAGAAGAATCCCGATAAGTACTGCAATTATCACAGAGATAAGGGGCATAATACTGACGAATGCTACCACCTCAAGAAGCTTATTGAGCGAATGATCAAAGAAGGTGAACTTAATCAGTTCATCCGAGATCTGAGGGACAGACTGGGGCCGAAGGACAATCAGGAGGAGCTAAAAGCTGAGGAGCCCGAACAAAGAGACATAGTAAGGGATAAGGTGAAGACGATATCTGGGGGTAGTGTGCTGGACAGAGATAGTAAAATGGCAAAGAAAAAATATACACGGCAAGTGTACAACCTTTATCAGTTCGGCCAGGCGAAGCCCCACATGCCTATGATTTTCAATACGGAGGATTATGAGGATGTCATTCGACCGCATGAAGACCCCCTGATCATCAACCCTCTCATTAGGCAGAACAAAATTTGGAAAGTGCTTGTGGATACTGGCAATTAGGCCAACATACTGTTCCACAAGACATATTGTAAGATGAATTTGGCGGGAGAACAGTTAGAGCCTTGTAATGAAGCACCTCTCTACGCCTTCGGAGGACACCCAATACAGTTTAAAGGTACGATAACACTTCCCGTCCTTTTGGTCATATACCGTTGAAAAGCCAGTAACGTTCTACGTGGTTCGGATCGAGAGTCCGTATAATGCAATTCTAGGAAGAGTGATCCTATCAACTTTTGAGGCAGTAGAGTGTATACCCCATCTCAAGCTTAAATTCCCAACTGAAAAAGGGGTAGGAGAGATGAGGGGCGATCAAAAAACTGCCCAAATTATAATGCTGGAGGACTTGGAGAAAGATCAGGCCTATGAGAAGCCAGATGAAACTGGAAAGAAGAAAAGAGCCGCAGCAGAGCCCAGTGGGAGTAGGGAGACCCTGAACATTAAGTTGGAAAAGTTCGGGGCGGATCTTTCAAGTCCGGTCGTCGAGCCAGCCACTGAGACCGAAGAGGTTGAGTTATATACAGGCCATTCGGGAAAAATGGTTAGAATTGGGAGAAATATGGATAAAGATCTAAAGAAAAAG is a window of Apium graveolens cultivar Ventura chromosome 11, ASM990537v1, whole genome shotgun sequence DNA encoding:
- the LOC141695509 gene encoding uncharacterized protein LOC141695509 → MMKVPNHKKNPDKYCNYHRDKGHNTDECYHLKKLIERMIKEGELNQFIRDLRDRLGPKDNQEELKAEEPEQRDIVRDKVKTISGGSVLDRDSKMAKKKYTRQVYNLYQFGQAKPHMPMIFNTEDYEDVIRPHEDPLIINPLIRQNKIWKVLVDTGN